The nucleotide sequence ATCAGGAGATTAAAGGTATCAAACACGACTTTGACGACCGGGCCGTGCTGCGGGAAGCGTTTGCCAATGCCGGAAATCAATAACTTTGCCCATTCGTGATTGGGTGAATGAGTGATTGAGCGTATAACTAGGCGCTTCACTCATTCACTCATTCGCTCAATCACTCATTCACCCATGCTATACTACCTGTTTCAATTCCTGGACGAACGCTACAACTTTCCGGGCGCCGGGGTTTTCCAGTACATTTCGTTTCGTGCGCTTGGCGCCGTAGTCACTTCGCTTCTGGTCGCGGCTGTTTTTGGCCGTCGCATCATTGACACGTTACGTAACCTTCAGATTGGCGAATCTATCCGCGACCTCGGGCTCGAAGGACAAATGCAGAAGCGGGGCACGCCAACCATGGGTGGGTTCATCATTCTGGCCTCTCTGCTGATTCCGGCTTTGCTATTCGCTAAGCTCTCGAATGTGTACGTAGTACTAGCGTTGGTCTCGACCGTTTGGACGGGGCTGATTGGCTTTCTGGACGACTACATCAAAGTATTCAAGAAAAACAAAGAAGGTCTGGAGGGGAAGTTCAAGGTTGTCGGCCAGATTGGTCTGGGGCTAATCGTCGGGCTTACATTGTACTTCAATGATTACGTAAAGATCCGTAAGTATGCCCCCCGGTTGCTGAGTACCTCTAACGTACCGGATGTATACACCGACATTAAGTCGACGCTCACAACGGTGCCGTTTGTCAAAAACAACGAGTTCGATTACAGCTCGCTGTTGTTTGGCTTTCTACCGGACAGTTATACCTGGATTGTGTACGTGCTGGTCTGTATTTTCATTATTACAGCTGTTTCAAACGGAGCCAACATTACCGACGGCATCGATGGATTGGCTGCCGGAACATCTGTCATCATTGGTTTGACAATTGGCGTACTGGCTTATTTATCCGGTAACAAAGTCTTTTCGCAGTACCTGAACATCATGTATATCCCGAATGCGGGCGAACTGGTGATTTTCTGTGCTGCGTTCGTGGGCGCCTGCGTCGGGTTTTTGTGGTATAATTCGTATCCGGCTCAGGTGTTTATGGGTGATACCGGCAGTCTCATGCTGGGCGGGGTAATTGCCGTTCTGTCGCTGGCTATCCGGAAAGAACTGCTCATTCCGCTGATCT is from Spirosoma taeanense and encodes:
- the mraY gene encoding phospho-N-acetylmuramoyl-pentapeptide-transferase, with translation MLYYLFQFLDERYNFPGAGVFQYISFRALGAVVTSLLVAAVFGRRIIDTLRNLQIGESIRDLGLEGQMQKRGTPTMGGFIILASLLIPALLFAKLSNVYVVLALVSTVWTGLIGFLDDYIKVFKKNKEGLEGKFKVVGQIGLGLIVGLTLYFNDYVKIRKYAPRLLSTSNVPDVYTDIKSTLTTVPFVKNNEFDYSSLLFGFLPDSYTWIVYVLVCIFIITAVSNGANITDGIDGLAAGTSVIIGLTIGVLAYLSGNKVFSQYLNIMYIPNAGELVIFCAAFVGACVGFLWYNSYPAQVFMGDTGSLMLGGVIAVLSLAIRKELLIPLICGIFLAENLSVILQVSYFKYTKRKYGEGRRIFLMSPLHHHFQKKGYHEAKIVTRFWIIGIILAVLALATLKLR